The following are encoded together in the Strongyloides ratti genome assembly S_ratti_ED321, chromosome : 2 genome:
- a CDS encoding Trehalase — MYKTAKGMIQNFFYIIKKYSFIPNGGRIYYLKRSQPALLTSMVDEYFTATNDIDFLFDAMPILETELSFWEKRRTVNVTVNGNNYVVFQYRADSNVPRPESYFQDVNTTKNIKGCDKKREIWKSISSTAESGWDFSTRFLSNYSEFSSFQTTDIVEVDINAILCSIYGTISKLYRYMDYSDKSKEFDEKYNKFMKTFKEVFYNPKRFGWFDYNIKNQKYNFEYYASNLSPLYWKCFGSDEEKNIPLLYKNLESKGIFNFRGGLPSSLIDSKQQWDLPNGWSPSNHMVIMGLSRINNTYLQNEALNLAKRWILSNYRTFKKEKAMFEKYNVVSESIGRGGGGEYDVQEGFGWTNGVILDLLTKYNNNLTINDLNDLCDLNLLYYKLYDDPSKLFSRPLKYAPQKIANIFFDKFKFIIDSIDMNDLSDFVEESFEKENSELKRCDEIEDWSENVDQILAIKNETYREWGKFLHNRWKNLCYQFDEDVKDHPIKYSSIYLPNKFIASDIILEGNRLWDTYYIVKGLLASQMYDTAKGMIENLVHLVDIYGYLPFGYRIYHLKKTTIPLLTLTVNLYYQCTKDLEFLKKVLPTLEKEFLFWEKERSVNIQLNGKNYTGFQYRTSLNVPRLENFYSDYDMANHLKDCDQKRDYWRKLQTISESSEISYRWVNFNNSINATLDTNILPIELNSILCNASGIIANFHKLTKNINKLNIFKKKYIHLKKSFKAIFYNTVDEIWYDFNLTTFKHNKRIYTYSFFPVFLKCYDKEEEGNIVYMYERIKRLKFHFSFAEMKEPYIMRTTQNEHENLYYSINQMIIEGLFESKNIYLINEGKKIMNRLLERGYKFFQKYYTYFPGNNSTSFEKKRALSEYGFVKRLSLANGIILDYLVKYGNEIQNDSNYNNEEKIINKKNITLVDSRYSDKYDIICTTTKPKCPSVSVKIGKTFGDTIYIMISQISKMLSKFFIYII; from the exons ATGTACAAAACTGCCAAAGGAAtgattcaaaattttttttatataattaaaaaatattcatttattcCAAATGGTGGtagaatatattatttaaaacgaTCACAACCAGCACTTCTAACATCAATGGTTGATGAATATTTTACAGCAACCAATGACATTGATTTTCTTTTTGATGCTATGCCAATTTTAGAAACTGAATTGTCGTTTTGGGAGAAGAGACGAACTGTGAATGTTACTGTAAATGGAAATAATTATGTTGTTTTTCAATATCGTGCTGATAGTAATGTACCCCGACCGGAAAGTTATTTTCAAGATGTTAATacaactaaaaatattaaaggatgtgataaaaaaagagaGATATGGAAAAGTATTAGTTCAACTGCTGAAAGTGGTTGGGATTTTTCAACAagatttttatcaaattattctGAGTTTTCTTCTTTTCAAACTACTGATATTGTTGAAGTTGATATTAATGCAATATTATGTAGTATTTATGGAACAATATCTAaattatatagatatatgGATTATAGTGATAAAAGTAAAGAATttgatgaaaaatataataaatttatgaaaacATTTAAAGAAGTTTTTTATAATCCAAAAAGATTTGGATGGtttgattataatattaaaaatcaaaaatataactttgaATATTATGCATCAAATCTTTCACCCCTTTATTGGAAATGTTTTGGTAgtgatgaagaaaaaaatattccattattatataaaaatttagaatcaaagggtatatttaattttaggGGTGGATTACCATCAAGCTTAATTGATTCAAAGCAACAATGGGATTTACCAAATGGATGGAGTCCAAGTAATCATATGGTTATTATGGGCTTAAGTAGAATTAATAATACTTA tttacaAAATGAAGCTCTAAATTTGGCAAAACGTTGGATTCTTTCCAATTATCgtacttttaaaaaagaaaaagccATGTTTGAGAAGTATAATGTTGTTAGTGAAAGTATTGGACGTGGTGGTGGTGGTGAGTATGACGTTCAGGAAGGTTTTGGTTGGACAAATGGTGTTATACTtgatttattaacaaaatataataataatttgactataaatgatttaaatgATTTGTGTGAT ttaaatttattatattataaattatatgatgatccaagtaaattatttagtAGACCATTAAAATATGCACCACAAAAAATtgctaatattttttttgataaatttaaatttattattgataGTATTGATATGAATGATCTTAGTGATTTTGTTGAGGAAAgttttgaaaaagaaaattctGAATTGAAACG atgTGATGAAATAGAAGATTGGTCTGAAAATGTAGATCAAATATTGGCAATCAAAAATGAAACATATAGAGAATGGggaaaatttttacataataggtggaaaaatttatgttatcAATTTGATGAAGATGTCAAAGATCAtccaataaaatattcatcaATCTACCTaccaaataaatttattgctTCTGATATAATTCTTGAAGGTAATAGATTATGGGATACATATTATATAGTAAAAGGATTATTAGCTTCACAAATGTATGATACAGCAAAAGGAATGATTGAAAATCTTGTACATCTTGTTGATATTTATGGATATCTTCCATTTGGATATcgtatatatcatttaaaaaaaacaacaataCCTTTACTTACATTAACTGTTAACCTGTACTATCAATGTACAAAAgatttagaatttttaaaaaaagtattaccAACTTTGGagaaagaatttttattttgggaaaaagaaagaagtgttaatattcaattaaatggaaaaaattatacaggTTTTCAGTATCGAACATCTTTAAATGTTCCTagattagaaaatttttattctgaTTATGATATGGCaaatcatttaaaagattGTGATCAAAAAAGAGATTATTGGAGGAAGTTACAGACAATCTCTGAGAGTAGTGAAATATCTTATAGATGggttaattttaataattctataAATGCTACATTagatacaaatattttacctATAGAATTAAATTCAATATTATGTAATGCTTCTGGAATAATAGCAAATTTTCATAAacttacaaaaaatattaataaattaaatatattcaaaaaaaagtatatacatttaaaaaaatcatttaaagcaattttttacaatactGTTGATGAGATATGGtatgattttaatttaacaacattcaaacataataaaagaatttatacatattctttttttcctgtatttttaaaatgttatgataaagaagaagaaggaaatattgtatatatgTATGAAAGAATAAAAAGGTTAAAATTTCACTTTTCATTTGCAGAAATGAAGGAACCATACATAATGAGAACAACTCAAAATGAAcatgaaaatttatattattcaatTAATCAAATGATTATTGAAGGTCTATttgaatcaaaaaatattta tCTTATAAatgaaggaaaaaaaataatgaatcgCCTACTGGAGAGaggttataaattttttcaaaaatattatacatattttcCTGGAAACAATTCTACatcatttgaaaaaaaacgAGCTTTAAGTGAATATGGATTTGTTAAAAGGTTATCATTAGCCAATGGAATTATTTTAGattatttagtaaaatatGGAAATGAGATACAAAATGAttctaattataataatgaagaaaaaattattaataaaaaaaatataactttggTAGATTCTCGATATTCTgataaatatgatattatATGTACAACAACAAAACCAAAATGTCCATCAGTATCTGTTAAAATTGGAAAAACATTTGGAGatacaatttatataatgattaGTCAAATATCTAAGatgttatcaaaatttttcatttatattatataa
- a CDS encoding Trehalase — translation MIPFILRLLIVILCTCQFYLHVNTQLLPPIRRKSGDVSLPTLEEILKVVGTSKVENDACEFQIYGVENVCDERDTKNYFIYCTGKLMHSVMYHKLFNDSKTFVDKPLKYNPNRTMTDFLKQFPEAVEKIDRDKLLDFVNRYFYEEGHELENCTSIIDWSEKPEKLMKINDDTLRNWALKLNFIWKNLCRNVKNDVVVFVNFIIGIHIG, via the exons atGATACCTTTTATTTTACGACTGctaatagttattttatgtacttgtcaattttatttacatgtTAATACACAATTACTTCCACCAATAAGAAGAAAAAGTGGAGATGTTTCATTACCAACATtagaagaaattttaaaagtagtTGGGACTTCAAAAGTGGAAAATGATGCCTGTGAATTTCAAATTTATGGTGTAGAAAATGTCTGTGATGAAAGAGATacaaagaattattttatatattgtacAGGTAAATTGATGCATTCAGTTATGTATCATAAGTTATTTAATGATTCCAAAACATTTGTTGACAAgccattaaaatataatccCAATAGAACTATGACAGATTTTTTAAAGCAATTTCCAGAGGCAgttgaaaaaattgatagagataaacttttagattttgttaatagatatttttatgaagAAGGTCATGAATTAGAAAA TTGTACTTCAATTATTGACTGGTCTGAAAAACCAGAAAAGTTAATGAAGATCAATGATGACACTTTAAGAAATTGggcattaaaattaaattttatatggaAAAATCTTTGTagaaatgtaaaaaatgat GTGGTCGTTTTCGtgaattttattattggGATACATATTGGATAA
- a CDS encoding MSP domain and CRAL-TRIO domain and PapD-like domain-containing protein: MEIKKNTNDNINELKKNIINNPAFIKANKSDREIILNNDWYLENTLISRNYDLDVTQAVLLEALKWRSNINIKRVSILEFKSLLESQLMYFHGFDNNNNEILWINLTRFDNQSESIIKKLTIFFLERHYFMTKGAPIALMVNMYQASIYTLNIDFFKFLFNAFKYYYPNYLKSIYLFESSLLMQSTWRIIKSTFEKEQIDNFYTISGETINNYLPKKYIPTSFGGEDNYKFNMEDMAKYTSSHDCQTDSGYYETSTLEQQPHLNTSFVRKTVSFGGDDDEDVRRVSPLVMSSDGNNLMTSSQTSEGNFENNRNSSRIGLKNSKGQLPPSVPPRSNSVRKNNHIPLYLKPLVEEKINAPPDEWFTSDIIQMCPSTTISLKSVDNENDLVEIIVIKNVSNQNIFYKIRITSPEKFRVRPSTGILKPNSQEIIRLYLQNEYKTSISRDRFLLMAIAVNDNLKFEDFGKIWQESSDDKKVERKLTCKLKENLKNEQNFEQPISVLKKNSTIEFIKHQNNDISSLFFRQNIIIFAIGILIILQLIILLKLNTISFSTTTQLPSNEKCFSNDRNNLPEDEL, translated from the exons atggaaattaaaaaaaatactaatgataacattaatgaacttaaaaagaatatcatTAAT aATCCAGCATTTATTAAAGCAAATAAAAGTGATAGagagataattttaaacaatgaTTGGTATTTAGAAAATACACTTATTAGTAGAAATTATGATTTAGATGTTACTCAAGCTGTACTTTTAGAAGCATTAAAATGGAgaagtaatataaatattaaac GTGTGTCTATACTTGAATTTAAATCTTTACTAGAAAGTCAATTAATGTATTTTCATggttttgataataataataatgaaatat taTGGATTAATTTAACACGCTTTGATAATCAATCagaaagtataataaaaaaattaacaattttttttcttgaacGTCACTATTTTATGACAAAAGGAGCTCCCATTGCATTAATGGTTAATATGTATCAAGCCTCAATTTATACTTTg aatatagatttttttaaatttctttttaatgcttttaagtattattatccaaattatttaaaatctatatatttatttgaatcATCATTGTTGATGCAATCAACTTGGagaattattaaatcaaCTTTTGAGAAAGAacaaattgataatttttatacaatttcaGGTGAgacaattaataattatttacccaaaaaatatattccaACATCTTTTGGGGGTGAG gacaattataaatttaatatggAAGACATGGCCAAATATACATCTTCCCATGATTGTCAAACAGACTCGGGATACTATGAAACATCTACTTTGGAACAACAACCACACTTAAATACATCATTTGTCCGTAAa ACAGTCTCATTTGGTGGAGATGATGATGAGGATGTTCGAAGAGTGTCACCATTAGTTATGTCTTCAGATggtaataatttaatgacATCTTCACAAACAAGTGAAGGTAACtttgaaaataatagaaattcTTCTAGAATAggattaaaaaattcaaaaggACAATTACCACCTTCTGTACCACCAAGAAGTAATTCtgttagaaaaaataatcatattcCATTATATCTAAAACCATTAGTTGAGGAAAAAATTAATGCACCTCCAGATGAGTGGTTTACAAGTGATATAATACAAATGTG tCCCTCAACAACTATTTCTCTCAAATCAGTAGACAATGAAAATGATTTAGTtgaaattattgttataaaaaatgtatctaatcaaaatatattttataaaataagaataacATCACCTGAAAAATTTAGAGTTCGCCCATCAACTGGAATTCTTAAACCAAATAGTCAAGAAATAATAAGACTTTACCTacaaaatgaatataaaacatCCATCTCCAGAGATCGTTTTTTGTTAATGGCTATAGCtgttaatgataatttaaaatttgaagatTTTGGTAAAATATGGCAAGAGTCGAGtgatgataaaaaagttGAAAGAAAATTAACATGTAAATTAAaggaaaatttaaaaaatgaacaaAATTTTGAGCAACCAATAtctgtattaaaaaaaaattcaaccatagaatttataaaacatcaaaataatgatatatcaagtttattttttagacaaaatattataatttttgccATTGGTATATTGATAATTCTTCAACttataatattactaaaattaaatacaatttctttttctacaACAACTCAATTACCTTCTaatgaaaaatgtttttcaaatgatagaaataatttaccCGAAGATGAATTGTAA